One window of the Onthophagus taurus isolate NC unplaced genomic scaffold, IU_Otau_3.0 ScKx7SY_16, whole genome shotgun sequence genome contains the following:
- the LOC111415364 gene encoding uncharacterized protein — MTEEPSPDAPNWLRELEAKRERRLKAKLGHETGAGSPCLNCKNDCPGLDLHFWRKICKNCKCGKESHDVQDDDIYGYAQFQLLGSKPNKCNKIVLPGKKEEIELEWTPKGQKEAIEKYLKTLPDELLPVKGSAAAQERKQLLQKQIPLHDIDPSLCDSLTEDEVKLMNDYVANIKKNIVGVGQIVHLNFDKTPVNRNLVSDKFHPNYSTTEDVKSTILNVKPLRNLNNDFNRLNIDEDYPENVKNLPVFTPNRVTNREEDKVYPVYPKIQDKIPFISSCVNEKFASPTPYVKIPFTPNARLENSYPVGGAQPVFATILHPNNRTIEDVNRLPLGFREQICVIAPNGERLPVCTNSIYYSGPNGELLVQSPSGERFYVDSKDGRYAIGPKGERLLIGANGEKYYEDPEDNRFVLKDGEKCFVPNEKFEVNPKGQRYQEDKNNKEIFFAEPDNDRYVRNCEGKRFIVDTQGKRYPIDINDGRLAVEDGTKFLLGPKNERYVQDPNDRNVLIGPNGEKFVFPDDRYDTSDYGERFLTGSGDNQKFFADPNDDRYCLGPRGERYRVGNDGNLYKIDNKDGRFLIDPKNNSKFLMGPTGNLFHQDPNDPNYVIGELNDRHYIGEDLFESEPGGVRYLKGENGIKYYADPIQERRAVGPNGEKYLIGANNELFPVDPKDKRFGRDAMGNKICLGPKGEVFYSDIDDRYVIGPDKKKYFVPKNYFNTTPNGEKLISGVNTDQPLKVDPKDDRYALGPRNERFLIGPDGEIYPVDKQDGRFGVNKNNDRIFFDPDGKVYKKDRLDDNCVTGEDGVKYYLPEDRYKTGPTGERYVLNQNKERCVPSQFNDNYAINPKGKRFFVSPKGEVFPVSDKDARFLDDSGKKFMLAPNGEKFYEDPNNPNHVIGPDGQRIKIPKDKFKTFKNGERFLETPYGLKYHPSAKDDNILIGPNGDKHILDPQGNFYKISPEDGRLFEDNNGNKFVFNDDDKKLFKQPNGNLFDPSSGKEYKLATPKYQTSANGDRFIEKNGKKFIPDPIDENYAISQQGDRFLVDPKGNLFPVDSEDARFARGPNGERFLMDADGNVFYPDPYDDKYVIGPKNEKYFLPEDKFITSPSGERFLRDSNGKKYIPDPRNSNLAIGPDGRIYGVNKNKETYPLNTSQKDDNSIISPKQDPRFFTDPLGNNYVETTQGIKFPVNKEDENFVESPDGKTYMLPPNNDAYIVGPNGLKQQLKLPPPTPNKHLIPENAFSSVPEENLEPHHVTVGGIKDIEYENKIKSAQIHHDNNHLEEPKNHFIPNQNPQSCHHCKKLFENDSIVVQIDRANASFHSNCFRCYGCNQNLADLLYFYDKDSDQIYCGRDYAKIKGIPRCMACDELIFVKEYCLAENATFHVKHFCCFECDTPLAGSNYVMEESQPICLSCYETVRASKCAACFKVIKPDEPGATLKGLHFHAHDGCFRCHVCTKPLLNAKLLLRNDKLYCSGVCLGNDQ, encoded by the exons ATGACCGAAGAACCATCCCCCGACGCCCCGAATTGGTTAAGAGAGCTGGAAGCGAAGCGCGAACGCCGATTAAAAGCGAAATTGGGGCACGAAACTGGAGCGGGATCCCCGTGTTTGAATTGCAAGAACGATTGCCCAg ggttagatttacatttttggcgaaaaatttgcaaaaattgcaaatgtGGAAAAGAAAGCCATGATGTCCAAGATGATGATATTTATGGATATGCTCAGTTCCAATTACTTGGAAGTAAACCAAATAAGTGCAACAAAATTg TGTTACCaggtaaaaaagaagaaattgagtTAGAATGGACACCAAAAGGGCAAAAAGAAGCCATagaaaagtatttaaaaaccCTCCCTGATGAATTACTCCCTGTAAAGGGTTCAGCAGCTGCTCAAGAACGAAAACAACTCCTTCAAAAGCAAATTCCTTTACACGATATTGATCCAAGTTTATGTGATTCATTAACAGAGGATgaagttaaattaatgaatgattATGTGGCTAATATAAAGAAGAATATTGTTGGAGTTGGGCAAAttgttcatttaaattttgataaaacccCTGTTAACAGAAACTTAGTTTCTGATAAGTTCCATCCAAATTATTCAACAACAGAAGATGTTAAATCAACGATTTTGAATGTAAAAccattaagaaatttaaataacgattttaatcgattaaatATTGATGAAGATTACccagaaaatgtcaaaaacctCCCAGTTTTTACACCAAATCGAGTCACCAATCGAGAAGAAGACAAAGTTTATCCAGTTTATCCTAAAATACAAGATAAAATTCCCTTCATTTCGAGTTGTGTAAACGAAAAATTCGCCTCACCAACGCCTTACGTAAAAATCCCTTTTACTCCAAACGCCCGATTAGAAAATAGTTACCCGGTCGGGGGTGCCCAACCCGTTTTCGCCACAATTCTCCATCCAAATAATCGCACGATCGAAGATGTTAATCGTTTACCTTTGGGATTTCGCGAACAAATCTGCGTCATCGCTCCAAACGGCGAACGACTTCCTGTTTGTACCAACAGTATATATTATTCCGGCCCAAATGGAGAACTTTTGGTGCAATCCCCAAGCGGGGAACGCTTTTACGTCGATTCTAAAGATGGAAGATACGCGATCGGCCCCAAAGGAGAACGTTTATTAATTGGGGCTAATGGAGAAAAGTATTATGAAGACCCCGAAGATAAtcgatttgttttaaaggatgGGGAAAAATGTTTTGTGCCTAATGAAAAGTTTGAGGTTAACCCAAAAGGGCAAAGATATCaagaagataaaaataataag gaaattttttttgcCGAACCAGATAATGACCGATACGTAAGAAACTGCGAAGGAAAACGTTTCATCGTTGACACCCAAGGAAAACGATACCCCATTGACATCAACGACGGTCGTTTAGCAGTTGAAGATGGcacaaaatttttgttgggCCCCAAAAACGAACGTTACGTTCAAGATCCCAACGATAGAAACGTTTTAATCGGCCCAAATGGTGAAAAATTCGTTTTCCCCGACGACAGATATGACACATCCGATTACGGCGAACGCTTTTTAACAGGATCTGGAGATAACCAAAAATTTTTCGCGGATCCCAACGACGATCGTTACTGTTTAGGACCACGAGGGGAGCGATACCGAGTTGGAAACGATGGGAATTTATACAAAATCGATAACAAAGACGGCCGATTCTTAATCGACCcgaaaaataattcaaaatttttaatgggCCCCACCGGAAATCTTTTTCACCAAGATCCAAACGATCCAAATTACGTTATAGGCGAATTAAACGATCGACATTACATCGGCGAGGATCTATTCGAAAGCGAACCTGGAGGGGTTCGTTATTTAAAAGGCGAAAATGGAATTAAATATTACGCGGACCCCATTCAAGAAAGACGAGCTGTTGGGCCGAATGGTGAAAAGTACTTAATTGGGGctaataatgaattatttccGGTCGATCCAAAGGATAAACGTTTCGGGAGGGATGCAATGGGGAATAAAATCTGTTTGGGACCTAAAGGAGAAGTGTTTTATTCCGATATTGATGATCGTTACGTTATTGGCCCGGataagaagaaatattttgtaccaaaaaattatttcaacacAACTCCCAATGGGGAAAAACTCATTTCTGGCGTAAACACCGATCAACCGCTTAAAGTGGACCCGAAAGATGATCGATACGCTTTGGGGCCGCGTAATGAACGCTTTTTAATCGGCCCTGATGGCGAAATTTATCCCGTTGATAAACAGGATGGACGATTTGGGGTTAATAAGAATAATGATAGGATATTTTTTGATCCTGATGGGAAGGTTTATAAGAAAGATCGTTTGGATGATAATTGTGTAACAG GTGAAGATGGTGTCAAATATTACTTACCTGAAGATAGATACAAAACCGGCCCCACCGGCGAAAGATACGTCCTAAATCAAAACAAAGAGCGATGCGTTCCGAGCCAATTCAACGATAACTACGCAATTAACCCCAAAGGAAAACGCTTTTTTGTTTCACCCAAAGGAGAAGTGTTCCCAGTAAGCGATAAAGACGCAAGATTTTTAGACGACTcaggaaaaaaatttatgttagCCCCCAACGGAGAAAAATTCTACGAGGATCCAAACAACCCAAATCACGTTATCGGCCCGGATGGACAACGCATCAAAATCCccaaagataaatttaaaacgtttaaaaacgGGGAGAGATTCCTCGAGACTCCGTATGGGTTAAAATATCATCCTTCAGCTAAAGACGATAATATATTAATCGGTCCTAATGGTGATAAACACATTTTAGATCCTCAAggtaatttttacaaaatctccCCCGAAGATGGGCGATTATTCGAAGATAACAAcggaaataaatttgttttcaacGATGAcgacaaaaaattatttaaacaaccCAATGGAAACCTTTTCGATCCATCATCAGGAAAAGAATACAAATTAGCAACCCCGAAATATCAAACATCAGCAAACGGGGATCGATTCATTGAAAAAAACGGCAAAAAATTCATTCCCGATCCTATCGACGAGAATTACGCGATTTCCCAACAAGGTGATCGATTTTTAGTTGACCCAAAAGGAAATTTATTTCCTGTAGACTCGGAAGATGCTCGATTCGCGCGTGGTCCGAATGGAGAGCGCTTTTTAATGGACGCTGATgggaatgttttttatcccgATCCTTATGATGATAAATACGTAATTGGACCaaagaatgaaaaatattttcttccagaggataaatttattacatcGCCATCCGGGGAACGCTTTTTAAGGGACtcaaatggaaaaaaatacattCCAGATCCAAGAAATTCTAATTTAGCCATTGGACCAGATGGGCGGATTTATGgggttaataaaaataaggaaaCTTACCCCTTAAATACATCCCAGAAGGATGATAACTCAATAATAAG tcCAAAACAAGATCCAAGATTCTTCACGGACCCTCTCGGTAACAACTACGTCGAAACAACCCAAGGAATTAAATTCCCCGTCAACAAAGAAGACGAAAACTTCGTCGAATCCCCCGATGGAAAAACCTACATGTTACCCCCCAACAACGACGCATACATCGTAGGCCCCAACGGGctaaaacaacaattaaaactccCCCCACCAACTCCAAACAAACATTTAATCCCAGAAAATGCATTCTCAAGCGTTCCCGAAGAAAATTTAGAACCCCACCACGTAACCGTAGGGGGAATTAAAGACATCGAAtacgaaaataaaatcaaatcgGCCCAAATCCACCACGATAACAATCACCTAGAGGAAcctaaaaatcatttcattccAAATCAAAACCCTCAATCTTGTCATCATTGCAAGAAACTCTTCGAAAATGACTCGATTGTGGTTCAAATCGATCGAGCGAACGCTTCGTTTCACTCAAATTGTTTCCGGTGTTACGGGTGTAACCAAAATTTGGCCgatttgctttatttttatgataaagaTTCCGATCAAATTTATTGCGGGAGGGATTACGCGAAAATTAAAGGGATTCCGCGTTGTATGGCTTGCGACGAATTGATTTTTGTTAAGGAGTATTGTTTGGCGGAGAACGCAACGTTTcatgttaaacatttttgttgtttcGAGTGCGATACGCCGTTGGCGGGGTCTAATTATGTGATGGAGGAGTCGCAACCGATTTGTTTGAGTTGTTACGAAACTGTGAGGGCGTCCAAATGCGCCGCTTGCTTTAAAGTTATCAAACCGGACGAACCGGGGGCCACCTTGAAAGGATTGCATTTCCATGCCCATGACGGCTGTTTCCGGTGTCACGTTTGCACCAAACCGCTTTTAAATGCCAAGTTGTTGTTGAGAAATGATAAGTTGTATTGCTCAGGGGTTTGCCTTGGAAATGATCAATGa
- the LOC111415376 gene encoding septin-1, producing the protein MSNDTLKNFPNLETPGYVGFANLPNQVHRKSVKKGFEFTLMVVGESGLGKSTLVNALFLTDLYPERVVPDAIEKSKQTVKLEPSTVEIEERGVKLRLTVVDTPGFGDAIDNTDCFTEIIRYIDDQFERFLRDESGLNRKNIMDNRIHCCFYFISPFGHGLKPLDIEFMKQLHNKVNIVPVIAKADVLTRKEMQKLKKTVLDEIAANGIRIYSLPECDSDEDEEYKEQVKQLKQAVPFAVCGANTLMEVRGRKVRGRLYPWGVVEVENPEHCDFIKLRTMLITHMQDLQEITQQVHYENYRSERLAKGNAVPKRATIIEEKVGGTVNEKDRILQEKEAELKRMQEMLAAMQAKMQQHQ; encoded by the exons ATGTCCAACGACACGCTTAAAAAC TTCCCCAATTTAGAGACTCCGGGTTACGTCGGATTCGCAAATTTACCCAACCAAGTCCACCGCAAATCGGTTAAAAAAGGATTCGAATTTACCTTAATGGTAGTCGGAGAATCCGGGTTGGGTAAATCCACGTTGGTTAACGCTTTATTCTTAACCGATTTGTATCCGGAGCGAGTTGTCCCCGACGCAATCGAAAAAAGCAAACAAACGGTTAAATTAGAACCCTCAACGGTCGAAATAGAAGAACGAGGGGTTAAATTACGCTTAACAGTGGTTGATACCCCCGGATTTGGAGACGCAATCGACAACACAGATTGTTTTACAGAAATAATTCGATACATCGATGACCAATTCGAGCGATTTTTACGCGATGAATCCGGGTTAAATCGCAAAAACATCATGGATAATCGTATccattgttgtttttatttcatttctccATTTGGGCACGGATTAAAGCCTTTAGATATCGAATTTATGAAACAACTCCATAACAAAGTCAATATAGTCCCGGTTATTGCCAAAGCAGACGTTTTAACACGAAaagaaatgcaaaaattaaaaaaaaccgttttagACGAAATCGCCGCAAACGGAATTCGAATATATTCTTTACCAGAATGTGATTCGGACGAAGACGAAGAGTACAAAGAACAAGTTAAACAACTTAAACAAGCCGTACCATTCGCTGTTTGTGGGGCTAATACTTTGATGGAGGTGCGAGGGAGGAAAGTTAGAGGGAGATTATATCCGTGGGGGGTTGTTGAAGTTGAAAATCCTGAACATTGTGATTTTATTAAGTTGAGAACGATGCTTATTACGCATATGCAAGATTTGCAAGAGATTACTCAACAGGttcattatgaaaattatcgtTCGGAGAGGTTGGCGAAAGGAAATGCAGTCCCAAAACGCGCTAC GATTATTGAAGAGAAAGTTGGTGGAACTGTAAACGAAAAAGACCGTATTTTACAGGAAAAAGAGgcagaattaaaaagaatgcAAGAGATGTTGGCTGCAATGCAAGCTAAAATGCAACAACACCAATAA
- the LOC111415377 gene encoding TBC1 domain family member whacked, which produces MAGASAESEVSSICSVDRYGFLKDESKILNGTKETPTPETVIRREHKWLSMLSKWEYYTIKDYKKLRNRCYKGIPMSIRPRAWLYLCGGKILLDKHPDKYEELIRESGDVKCLDEIKKDLHRQFPYHEMFISEEKPGQQELFNVLKAYTVYNPSAGYCQAQAPVAAFLLMHMPSIQAFWCLVRISDKYLQDYYSPSMEIVQRDGLILQALLKKLSMPSYKHLKKVNAEPMLYCTEWFLCAFTRTLPWDTLLRIWDVFLCEGVKVLFKTALVILIGCLGKHEQRKKCPGLYETLQLLRNPPEHVLTEEYLIFHINKLNLTERDFEVEHVRQTMKMKNQKHDSSK; this is translated from the coding sequence ATGGCTGGTGCCTCCGCTGAAAGTGAAGTTTCCTCGATTTGTTCCGTAGATAGGTACGGTTTTTTGAAAGATGAGTCGAAAATCTTGAACGGGACGAAAGAAACGCCGACCCCCGAAACGGTGATTAGGAGAGAACACAAATGGCTTAGCATGTTATCCAAATGGGAGTATTACACGATTAAGGATTATAAGAAGTTGAGGAATCGTTGTTATAAAGGTATTCCAATGTCGATACGACCAAGGGCTTGGTTGTATTTGTGTGGGGGAAAGATTTTGTTGGATAAACACCCGGATAAGTACGAAGAGTTGATTCGAGAAAGTGGAGATGTGAAATGTTTGGATGAAATCAAAAAGGATTTGCACCGACAATTCCCTTATCACGAGATGTTTATTTCTGAGGAAAAGCCGGGCCAAcaagaattatttaatgttttaaaagcgTACACTGTTTATAATCCTTCGGCTGGTTATTGTCAAGCTCAAGCTCCCGTGGCAGCTTTTTTATTGATGCATATGCCTTCAATTCAAGCATTTTGGTGTTTGGTGAGGATCTCTGATAAATACCTCCAAGATTATTACTCCCCATCCATGGAAATCGTACAAAGAGATGGCCTAATTTTACAagcattattaaaaaaactctcCATGCCAagttataaacatttaaaaaaagttaacgcCGAACCAATGTTGTATTGCACCGAGTGGTTTTTATGCGCTTTTACACGTACCTTACCCTGGGATACTTTATTGAGGATTTGGGACGTTTTTCTTTGCGAGGGGGTTAAAGTCCTGTTTAAAACGGCGCTGGTTATTTTAATTGGGTGTTTGGGGAAGCACGAGCAAAGAAAGAAGTGCCCGGGGTTGTACGAGACGTTGCAGTTGTTGCGGAACCCCCCCGAGCACGTTTTAACAGAAGAGTAccttatttttcatataaataagCTGAATTTAACAGAGAGGGATTTTGAAGTGGAACATGTTCGCCAAACTATGAAAATGAAGAATCAAAAACACGATTCcagtaaataa